Proteins encoded in a region of the Marinococcus sp. PL1-022 genome:
- a CDS encoding GDP-L-fucose synthase: protein MEKHACIYVAGHRGLAGSAIMRKLQSDGYTNLVYRTSSELDLRNRTDVDAFFQSSSIDYVFLAAAKVGGITANNDYPADFIRDNLYIQTNVIDAAYRYNVKKLLFLGSTCIYPKHAPQPIKEEALLTGPLEATNEPYAIAKIAGLKMCESYNRQYGTHFIAAMPTNLYGKNDNFDLETSHVLPALMRKCHEAKVNGDPTVEIWGTGEPRREFMYADDLADACVFLMNEYGGTDMVNVGTGRDLSIRELAETLKDVTGFDGEFVFNTSKPDGTFRKRTDVSKLHSLGWQARTPLSEGLEKTYDWYSGHAAQPNKGAASL, encoded by the coding sequence GTGGAAAAACATGCGTGTATATATGTAGCCGGGCACCGGGGGCTGGCAGGATCTGCGATTATGCGGAAGCTGCAGAGCGATGGCTATACGAACCTGGTGTACCGGACGAGCAGCGAGCTCGACTTACGAAACCGAACCGACGTAGACGCTTTTTTTCAATCCTCTTCGATAGATTACGTGTTTTTAGCAGCCGCGAAGGTTGGCGGCATTACCGCAAACAATGATTATCCGGCGGATTTTATCCGCGATAACTTATATATTCAGACAAATGTGATCGATGCAGCCTACAGATACAACGTGAAAAAGCTGTTGTTTTTAGGCAGTACGTGCATTTATCCAAAGCATGCCCCGCAGCCGATCAAGGAGGAGGCGCTTTTAACCGGGCCTCTTGAGGCGACGAACGAACCGTACGCTATCGCAAAAATTGCCGGTCTGAAGATGTGCGAGTCCTATAATCGCCAGTACGGCACGCATTTTATCGCCGCGATGCCGACGAACCTGTACGGGAAAAACGATAATTTTGACCTGGAAACGTCGCACGTGCTGCCGGCGCTGATGCGAAAGTGTCACGAAGCGAAAGTGAACGGCGACCCCACAGTCGAAATATGGGGCACGGGCGAGCCGCGCCGGGAGTTTATGTATGCGGACGACCTGGCTGATGCTTGCGTCTTTTTGATGAACGAGTACGGCGGCACGGACATGGTAAACGTTGGGACCGGGCGGGATCTTTCCATCCGGGAGCTCGCTGAAACGCTTAAAGATGTTACCGGCTTCGACGGCGAGTTTGTGTTTAATACCAGTAAGCCCGACGGCACATTCCGTAAACGCACGGACGTGTCGAAGCTTCACAGCCTCGGCTGGCAGGCACGGACGCCGCTTTCTGAAGGACTGGAAAAAACGTACGACTGGTACAGCGGCCACGCGGCACAACCAAACAAAGGAGCTGCTTCCCTATGA
- a CDS encoding tyrosine-protein phosphatase, translated as MIDIHTHILPGLDHGPEAVNESIAIAKEAVANNIQTVFATPHYRPGIYENDGLTVKEAVLDFNTKLRAEGILLHVKSGHEITLHQGMTDDLLSGQLLPLEDTNYVLVEMQTGDTFARIKRLFYSMQLEGYIPIMTHPERLHGSTEIDDPLYYFVSHGALAQVSAETVAGKRGRKKQRFALKLLRKNLAHFIASQADSVPFRLKPSYEQTAAALGLKKARELQENTKRLLVGSPAFVDPPEPLHQKRAFFKRM; from the coding sequence ATGATCGATATACACACACACATTCTGCCAGGGCTCGACCACGGGCCGGAGGCAGTAAACGAAAGCATTGCCATTGCAAAGGAAGCCGTCGCAAACAATATTCAGACGGTTTTTGCCACACCGCATTACCGGCCCGGCATCTATGAAAATGACGGTCTGACCGTGAAGGAAGCCGTGCTCGATTTTAATACGAAGCTCCGGGCCGAAGGCATTCTGCTGCATGTAAAAAGCGGCCATGAAATTACACTGCATCAGGGGATGACAGATGACCTTTTATCCGGGCAGCTGCTGCCGCTTGAAGACACCAATTATGTACTTGTGGAGATGCAGACCGGCGACACCTTCGCACGTATTAAAAGGCTGTTTTACTCCATGCAGCTTGAAGGCTATATTCCAATCATGACGCATCCCGAGCGGCTGCATGGATCCACCGAGATAGACGACCCGCTGTATTATTTCGTTTCCCATGGAGCGCTTGCGCAGGTAAGCGCGGAAACGGTCGCAGGAAAACGCGGCCGCAAAAAGCAGCGGTTTGCCCTGAAGCTTCTGCGGAAAAATCTGGCTCATTTTATCGCTTCGCAGGCAGACAGCGTGCCCTTTCGCTTAAAGCCTTCCTATGAACAGACCGCTGCAGCTCTCGGCCTGAAAAAAGCCCGGGAGCTGCAGGAAAATACGAAGCGCCTGCTGGTCGGCTCACCGGCGTTTGTGGACCCGCCCGAGCCCCTGCACCAAAAACGTGCTTTTTTTAAACGAATGTAA
- a CDS encoding winged helix-turn-helix domain-containing protein produces the protein MHQLVTSKTRLRLVMKFYLTEEETYLRELVRECKESTNAIRLELRRLYDMNLITDRWVKNRRYYKINKDYYLHLQMESLIKQYLYWDELHEKLKGIDWKTIYITPDPKRSSPVEYVIEVEENSPHWGKQFYLGEGTTVTFATTSMLNHIEQVLISVGRQKEKVS, from the coding sequence TTGCACCAGCTAGTAACATCCAAAACAAGACTGCGGCTCGTAATGAAGTTTTATCTGACAGAGGAAGAAACGTATCTGCGTGAGCTCGTGCGCGAATGCAAGGAGTCAACAAATGCGATCCGCCTCGAGCTTCGGCGGCTGTATGATATGAATTTAATTACCGACCGCTGGGTCAAAAACCGACGCTACTATAAAATCAATAAAGATTACTACCTGCACCTGCAGATGGAGTCGCTCATTAAACAGTACTTATACTGGGACGAGCTGCATGAGAAGCTGAAGGGAATTGACTGGAAGACCATCTACATTACGCCTGATCCGAAACGGAGCTCGCCGGTGGAATACGTGATTGAAGTGGAGGAAAACTCTCCGCACTGGGGGAAACAGTTTTATCTCGGAGAGGGGACGACAGTGACGTTCGCAACGACTTCCATGCTGAACCATATTGAGCAGGTGCTGATAAGCGTAGGCAGGCAAAAAGAAAAGGTTTCATAA
- a CDS encoding tyrosine-protein phosphatase, with product MIEMHAHILPGFDHGPNTMKESLEMARQAAAAGVSIIYATPGYRYPSYDFGAVFVTEAVKFLNFQLLKARIPVRVRSGQEITLYGGMEIDLERKRILPLEHTNYVLVHMNETHSFLYVRQMLKKLYNHGFIPILSSPERLQMFQKKRGGLETLVNEGAAVQLSAGALLGRDGRTDRRWAKYFLKKRLVHFVASNACSAYDEPFCLDQMHRQFVRMNRLDEWERMQKNTHLLLEGGRVTPPALTL from the coding sequence ATGATTGAGATGCATGCCCATATTCTTCCCGGCTTTGACCACGGACCAAATACGATGAAGGAAAGCCTGGAAATGGCCAGGCAGGCAGCGGCCGCCGGCGTCAGCATTATTTACGCAACGCCTGGATACCGGTATCCGTCGTATGATTTCGGGGCCGTTTTCGTAACAGAGGCGGTAAAATTTCTGAATTTTCAGCTCCTGAAAGCACGGATTCCGGTCCGCGTCCGCTCGGGTCAGGAAATCACCCTTTACGGTGGAATGGAAATCGATTTGGAAAGAAAAAGGATTCTGCCGCTGGAGCATACCAATTATGTACTCGTTCATATGAATGAAACCCACAGCTTTTTATACGTCCGGCAGATGCTCAAAAAACTTTACAATCACGGGTTCATTCCCATTCTTTCATCGCCGGAGCGGCTGCAGATGTTTCAGAAGAAGCGCGGGGGGCTTGAGACGCTTGTGAATGAAGGAGCAGCCGTGCAGCTCAGTGCGGGAGCACTGCTCGGCCGTGACGGAAGAACCGACCGGCGCTGGGCGAAATATTTTCTGAAAAAGCGGCTCGTGCATTTTGTGGCATCGAACGCCTGCAGTGCATATGACGAGCCATTCTGCCTGGATCAGATGCATCGGCAGTTTGTCCGGATGAACCGGCTCGATGAATGGGAGCGGATGCAGAAAAATACGCATCTGCTGCTGGAAGGGGGAAGGGTCACACCGCCGGCACTGACGCTGTAA
- a CDS encoding NAD-dependent epimerase/dehydratase family protein, with translation MDKQAKIYVTNHQERAGSAIYHYLLKQGYENVVVRTGMEAGRESIQAMNTFFAEENIEYVLMTDGYEYAESNAKAELQARRWHQANVLEASARYNVKKLLYVGDIHVYPKYTPQPLKETFLQRGIIDEVYAEQTQVTREGIALCRASNRASNTNFHIAVAPRMYTAADMNRQDGMVADAMQRCLRARDQWQSKVEIPEKEPAFQELIYGDDMASGCVFVMNHYNEKGPVNIGTEREVSAKELVMLIKRITGYRGAVFFTGSGSGGMRRKTLDTSKINRYGWYPEVSLAKGLQALNQWEIERDRAGRA, from the coding sequence TTGGATAAACAGGCGAAAATTTACGTAACCAATCATCAGGAGAGGGCAGGCAGCGCCATTTATCACTACCTGTTAAAGCAGGGATACGAAAACGTGGTTGTGCGTACCGGCATGGAAGCGGGAAGGGAAAGCATTCAGGCCATGAATACATTTTTCGCAGAGGAAAATATCGAGTATGTGCTTATGACAGACGGCTATGAATATGCAGAATCAAATGCGAAGGCAGAGCTGCAGGCGAGGCGCTGGCACCAGGCGAACGTGCTCGAGGCCTCTGCCCGGTATAACGTGAAAAAGCTGCTGTATGTCGGCGACATTCACGTATATCCGAAGTACACCCCGCAGCCGCTGAAGGAGACATTTCTGCAGCGGGGGATCATTGATGAGGTATACGCGGAACAGACGCAGGTGACCCGGGAGGGCATTGCTCTCTGCCGGGCCTCCAACCGGGCCTCCAATACAAATTTCCATATTGCGGTCGCTCCGCGGATGTATACCGCAGCAGACATGAACAGGCAGGACGGCATGGTGGCCGATGCGATGCAGCGGTGCCTCCGGGCCCGGGACCAGTGGCAGTCGAAGGTGGAAATTCCGGAAAAAGAACCCGCCTTCCAGGAGCTTATCTACGGCGACGATATGGCCTCCGGCTGCGTGTTTGTAATGAATCACTACAATGAAAAGGGGCCGGTCAATATCGGTACCGAGCGGGAGGTGAGCGCAAAGGAGCTCGTCATGCTGATCAAGCGGATTACCGGCTACAGAGGCGCCGTATTTTTTACAGGCTCGGGATCCGGCGGGATGAGGAGAAAGACGCTCGACACGTCAAAAATCAACCGGTACGGCTGGTACCCGGAAGTATCACTTGCCAAAGGGCTGCAGGCCCTGAATCAATGGGAAATAGAGAGGGACCGCGCCGGCCGGGCGTAA
- a CDS encoding glycosyltransferase family 4 protein — MRPKAALVGQFPPPVHGLSKALFKIADAKELQADYEMQMINLTNNKRIFSTVRRLITSNCDFFYFTIAHSKGGNARDLLLLAIMLGKRRPVIIHYHGGYFKQLLSKMNPLQRKLNERLLPKAACVVVLSESLKALFQPIIPDDKLVICENFVEKEALLTEEELETKIQTMNGKHVLFLSNFIASKGYLDVLKAASLSKNHPEMTFHFAGAFFDPKEEKRFQAMVKEHELTNVVLHGVVGGEAKKDLLRTCNVFILPTYYPNEGQPISVIEAMANGLSVVTTKHAGIPDIVKEENGYFVPKQAPHAIARLLQDISVRDLQKTARVNRTYALRSFKETDYTERIHRIFQRALPAEASPEAAESSAKEKLG, encoded by the coding sequence ATGCGCCCCAAAGCAGCGCTCGTCGGCCAGTTCCCCCCGCCGGTGCACGGCCTTTCAAAGGCTCTCTTCAAGATAGCCGACGCAAAAGAGCTTCAGGCTGACTACGAGATGCAGATGATCAACCTGACCAATAACAAACGCATTTTTTCGACGGTCCGAAGGCTTATCACATCCAACTGCGATTTCTTTTATTTTACGATTGCCCACTCGAAGGGCGGAAACGCCCGGGACCTGCTGCTGCTTGCAATCATGCTCGGGAAAAGGCGCCCGGTTATTATTCATTATCACGGCGGCTACTTTAAACAGCTGCTCAGCAAAATGAATCCGTTGCAGCGGAAGCTGAACGAACGGCTGCTTCCGAAAGCAGCCTGCGTGGTCGTGCTGAGCGAGAGCTTGAAGGCATTGTTTCAGCCGATTATCCCGGATGACAAGCTCGTCATCTGCGAAAACTTCGTGGAAAAGGAAGCGCTGCTCACCGAGGAGGAGCTGGAGACGAAAATACAGACAATGAACGGCAAGCACGTGCTGTTTTTGAGTAACTTTATCGCTTCCAAGGGCTACCTGGACGTGCTGAAGGCGGCAAGCCTGTCGAAGAATCATCCGGAAATGACCTTTCATTTTGCGGGTGCTTTTTTTGACCCGAAAGAAGAAAAGCGGTTCCAGGCGATGGTGAAGGAGCATGAGTTAACCAACGTTGTGCTTCACGGCGTGGTTGGCGGCGAAGCCAAAAAAGACCTGCTGCGCACGTGCAACGTGTTTATTCTTCCGACCTACTACCCGAACGAAGGCCAGCCAATTTCGGTCATCGAAGCGATGGCCAACGGCCTCTCGGTCGTGACGACAAAGCACGCCGGTATCCCGGATATCGTCAAAGAGGAGAACGGGTATTTCGTTCCCAAGCAGGCACCGCACGCCATTGCCCGGCTGCTTCAGGACATCAGCGTCCGGGACCTGCAGAAAACGGCGCGGGTTAACCGGACGTACGCCCTGCGTTCATTTAAAGAAACAGACTATACCGAACGGATCCACCGGATATTTCAGCGGGCGCTCCCGGCAGAAGCCTCGCCGGAAGCAGCCGAATCCTCAGCAAAGGAGAAGCTTGGATGA
- the gmd gene encoding GDP-mannose 4,6-dehydratase — protein MTKSALITGVTGQDGSYLAEFLLEKGYTVYGLRRRTSTPNFENIEHVRDQIEWIDGDLTDLSSLISAVQQSQPDEVYNLAAQSFVATSWPQPIATSQITAVGVVNMLEAVRIAKPDARFYQASSSEMFGKVLETPQTETTPFWPRSPYGVAKTYGHWITVNYRESFDMFACAGILFNHESPRRGMEFVTRKVTDAAARIKLGLQSELRMGNLDAKRDWGYAGDYVKAMWLMLQSDEPDDYVISTGETHTVEELVDIAFQYVGLDWRDYVVTDPKFVRPAEVDLLLGDCSKAKEKLGWELEVGFRELVEMMVESDLNHYGSHQKVRTIYRETS, from the coding sequence ATGACAAAATCAGCACTTATTACCGGCGTGACTGGCCAGGACGGCTCTTACCTGGCGGAATTTCTACTCGAAAAAGGCTACACCGTCTACGGCCTCCGGCGCCGGACAAGCACCCCGAACTTTGAAAACATCGAACACGTGAGAGACCAGATTGAGTGGATCGATGGTGACCTGACCGATTTGTCCTCTCTCATCAGCGCCGTCCAGCAGTCGCAGCCGGACGAGGTGTACAACCTGGCCGCCCAGTCATTTGTTGCCACCTCGTGGCCGCAGCCGATCGCCACCAGCCAGATTACCGCTGTAGGCGTGGTCAACATGCTGGAAGCGGTCCGCATCGCCAAGCCGGACGCCCGCTTTTATCAGGCCTCAAGCTCCGAAATGTTCGGCAAGGTGCTCGAGACGCCGCAGACGGAAACGACGCCGTTCTGGCCGCGCAGCCCGTACGGAGTGGCGAAAACGTACGGCCACTGGATTACCGTCAACTACCGTGAAAGCTTTGATATGTTTGCCTGCGCCGGTATTTTATTCAACCACGAGTCGCCGCGGCGCGGAATGGAATTCGTGACCCGGAAGGTGACCGACGCCGCTGCCCGCATCAAGCTCGGACTGCAGAGCGAGCTGCGGATGGGCAATCTTGATGCCAAGCGCGACTGGGGCTACGCCGGTGACTATGTAAAAGCCATGTGGCTCATGCTGCAGAGCGACGAGCCGGATGACTACGTGATCTCCACCGGCGAGACGCATACGGTCGAAGAGCTGGTGGACATTGCCTTTCAATACGTCGGCCTCGACTGGCGCGACTACGTCGTAACCGATCCGAAATTTGTCCGGCCGGCCGAAGTGGACCTTCTGCTCGGCGACTGCTCGAAGGCGAAGGAAAAGCTCGGATGGGAGCTTGAAGTCGGGTTCCGGGAGCTGGTGGAAATGATGGTGGAGAGCGATTTGAACCATTATGGCAGCCATCAGAAGGTACGGACCATCTACCGTGAAACCTCTTAA
- a CDS encoding sugar transferase, which yields METKRQADGIVKEARQLLEPVKTKPYYGATKRLADLVFASLGIILLGWLFVLTALLIKLEDPKGPVFFKQTRCGKGGTPFTMYKFRSMATDAEARWEALQDQNEVSGLMFKMAEDPRVTRVGRWIRKTSIDELPQLWNVIKGDMSLVGPRPPLPREVKYYSDYHMQRLNVKPGCSGLWQATARNSVGFEEMVQLDLLYIQTRSTLLDMKIIVWTCLNMVLKRNAS from the coding sequence ATGGAAACAAAACGACAGGCTGATGGCATTGTGAAGGAAGCCCGCCAGTTGCTGGAGCCCGTAAAGACGAAGCCGTATTACGGGGCAACGAAGCGTCTGGCCGACCTTGTTTTCGCCTCCTTAGGTATTATTCTGCTTGGCTGGCTGTTTGTGCTGACCGCGCTGCTAATTAAGCTTGAAGACCCGAAGGGCCCGGTATTTTTTAAACAGACCCGCTGCGGAAAGGGCGGTACGCCGTTTACGATGTATAAGTTCCGTTCCATGGCGACAGATGCCGAAGCGCGGTGGGAGGCGCTGCAGGATCAAAACGAAGTAAGCGGACTGATGTTTAAGATGGCCGAGGACCCGCGCGTGACCAGGGTGGGCCGGTGGATACGCAAAACGAGCATCGATGAGCTGCCCCAGCTGTGGAACGTGATCAAAGGCGACATGAGTCTCGTCGGCCCGCGTCCGCCGCTCCCGCGTGAGGTGAAATACTACAGTGATTATCATATGCAGCGGCTGAATGTGAAGCCGGGATGCAGCGGTCTCTGGCAGGCAACCGCCCGCAACAGCGTTGGCTTTGAGGAAATGGTACAGCTCGATCTTCTGTACATTCAAACACGCAGCACACTGCTTGATATGAAAATTATCGTCTGGACCTGTCTGAATATGGTATTAAAGAGAAACGCAAGCTGA
- a CDS encoding glycosyltransferase family 4 protein, producing MKKLVFVINYFYPDLASTGQLMTELCEELADDFTITVIAAQPGYAGTGAETTRPLVPDYHGSIRVVRVPLPLVNKNSKASRAKYVALYFMRALRALQRERDVDLVYTISQPPVLGGLLGTIGKVLKRAKHVYNIQDFNPEQAEAAGYVKNQTVLRLAKTVDTVNCALADHVVVVGEDMRTTLRRRFGKRKAPMHSVINNWTNEKELVPLDKTHPVVQKFLKAHGLENKFIVMYSGNLGLYYDLENLIRLTKKFQSYPDVSFVFIGEGAKKAEMQEFVANHQLTNVLFLPYQPLEFIKYSLNAADVHLVVNQKGIKGVSVPSKIYGVMAAGKPAIGVLEAGSEAEKLLRVSRSGLVAEPKDYAAVEEAIAAMYHMDAEDRQAMGRAGRAYLDQHLTKEASIEKYRTLFGDLTREKHEAVAPGAKAKPS from the coding sequence ATGAAAAAACTGGTGTTTGTGATCAACTACTTTTACCCGGACCTTGCTTCCACCGGTCAGCTGATGACCGAGCTGTGCGAAGAGCTGGCGGATGACTTTACGATTACCGTCATCGCCGCCCAGCCCGGCTATGCAGGCACAGGTGCCGAAACAACGCGTCCGCTCGTGCCGGATTATCACGGCTCCATTAGGGTGGTGCGCGTGCCGCTTCCGCTGGTCAATAAAAACTCGAAGGCGAGCCGGGCCAAATACGTGGCGCTGTATTTTATGCGGGCGCTGCGCGCCCTGCAGCGGGAAAGGGACGTGGATCTTGTGTACACGATCTCGCAGCCGCCAGTGCTCGGCGGCCTGCTCGGCACGATCGGCAAGGTCCTCAAGCGGGCAAAGCATGTGTACAATATTCAGGACTTTAACCCGGAGCAGGCCGAAGCAGCCGGCTATGTAAAAAACCAGACGGTACTCCGGCTGGCAAAGACCGTCGATACCGTTAACTGCGCCCTGGCCGATCATGTGGTCGTCGTCGGCGAGGATATGCGCACCACGCTCCGCCGCCGGTTCGGCAAGCGAAAGGCGCCGATGCACAGCGTCATCAACAACTGGACGAACGAAAAAGAGCTCGTGCCGCTCGACAAAACTCATCCGGTGGTCCAAAAATTTCTGAAAGCTCACGGCCTGGAGAACAAATTCATCGTCATGTATTCCGGCAATCTCGGCCTGTATTATGATCTGGAAAACCTGATCCGGCTCACCAAAAAGTTCCAGAGCTATCCGGATGTGAGTTTCGTGTTTATCGGCGAAGGGGCGAAAAAGGCAGAGATGCAGGAGTTCGTAGCCAATCACCAACTCACGAACGTACTGTTTCTGCCCTACCAGCCGCTGGAGTTCATCAAGTATTCGTTAAACGCTGCGGACGTTCATCTGGTGGTGAACCAGAAAGGGATCAAGGGCGTGTCGGTGCCAAGCAAAATCTACGGCGTCATGGCTGCCGGCAAACCTGCGATCGGCGTGCTTGAAGCAGGCAGTGAAGCGGAAAAGCTGCTGCGGGTGAGCCGCTCAGGTCTTGTGGCAGAGCCGAAGGATTACGCCGCAGTGGAGGAAGCGATCGCAGCCATGTATCACATGGACGCCGAAGACCGACAGGCAATGGGACGTGCCGGGCGGGCATACCTGGACCAGCACTTAACGAAGGAGGCATCGATCGAAAAGTACCGCACGCTGTTTGGGGATCTGACCCGTGAGAAGCACGAAGCTGTGGCACCGGGGGCAAAGGCAAAGCCTTCATAA
- a CDS encoding sugar phosphate nucleotidyltransferase, which produces MRLVLLSGGSGKRLWPLSNDTRSKQFLKVLDGPDGQKESMVQRVWRQLEACGLASSAVIATSESQKDLIRRQLGEVVPLVMEPSRRDTFAAVALAASYLFSVEQASPEEVIVMLPVDAFVDTTFFENFELLERLIQEGTSDMALMGVRPIYPSTKYGYIVPGGRNEQTGAFTVRAFTEKPDEATAKRLIDKQALWNCGVFGFTMDYLLRILKEERMPFEYELLKSQYHTIPEISFDYRVVEKAEKVTVLKYEGDWKDLGTWNTLTEEMAANQTGKGIISESSVNTHLVNELDIPVAVIDASNMVIVSSPDGIIVASKEASSQIKELIKDFRYPQMYEERLWGWSRVLDYAKYPDGQMMITKRILLERGKNSTLHYHHNRDEVWTVVRGEGEIAVDNRMYRIKAGDVVHLPAGTKHALRATIDLEIVEVQTGVDISDEDTVRIHDTWDDVLRAHNGSAAKFIK; this is translated from the coding sequence ATGCGATTAGTCCTGTTATCCGGAGGGTCGGGAAAGCGATTGTGGCCATTGTCCAATGATACGAGATCCAAACAGTTTCTCAAGGTGCTCGACGGGCCGGACGGCCAGAAGGAGTCGATGGTCCAGCGGGTGTGGAGACAGCTTGAAGCGTGCGGCCTGGCCTCATCGGCGGTGATTGCCACCTCGGAATCACAGAAGGATCTAATCAGGCGCCAGCTCGGGGAAGTCGTTCCACTCGTTATGGAGCCGTCGCGCCGTGATACGTTTGCGGCTGTGGCCCTTGCAGCGAGCTACCTGTTTTCTGTCGAACAAGCGTCCCCGGAGGAAGTGATTGTAATGCTGCCGGTAGACGCCTTCGTAGACACTACTTTTTTTGAAAATTTTGAACTTTTGGAGCGGCTGATCCAGGAGGGCACGAGCGATATGGCGCTGATGGGAGTGCGGCCTATCTATCCGTCCACGAAATATGGCTACATTGTCCCGGGCGGCCGGAATGAGCAGACCGGAGCTTTTACCGTCAGAGCCTTTACGGAAAAGCCGGACGAAGCAACCGCAAAGCGGCTCATCGATAAACAGGCGCTCTGGAACTGCGGCGTGTTCGGCTTTACGATGGATTACCTGCTTCGGATTCTCAAGGAGGAGCGGATGCCGTTTGAGTACGAGCTGCTTAAAAGCCAGTACCATACCATCCCTGAGATCAGCTTTGACTACCGGGTCGTGGAGAAGGCGGAAAAAGTCACCGTTTTAAAATACGAAGGCGACTGGAAGGACCTTGGCACGTGGAACACGCTCACCGAGGAGATGGCCGCGAACCAGACCGGAAAAGGTATTATTTCCGAAAGCTCGGTCAACACACATCTCGTGAACGAGCTCGACATCCCGGTGGCGGTCATTGACGCCAGCAATATGGTGATTGTGTCGAGTCCCGACGGCATCATCGTCGCAAGTAAGGAGGCGAGCTCGCAGATTAAAGAGCTGATCAAGGACTTCCGCTACCCGCAGATGTACGAGGAGCGGCTGTGGGGGTGGTCACGGGTGCTCGACTACGCCAAATATCCGGACGGCCAAATGATGATCACCAAGCGCATCCTGCTGGAAAGAGGGAAAAATTCGACGCTTCATTACCACCATAACCGCGATGAGGTGTGGACGGTCGTGCGCGGGGAGGGCGAAATTGCGGTCGATAACCGTATGTACCGCATCAAGGCGGGCGACGTTGTTCACCTGCCGGCCGGAACAAAGCACGCGCTCCGGGCCACCATTGATCTTGAAATTGTGGAGGTGCAGACCGGCGTGGACATCAGCGACGAAGACACCGTCCGCATTCATGACACCTGGGACGATGTGCTCCGCGCCCACAACGGCTCCGCCGCCAAGTTCATTAAATAG
- a CDS encoding glycosyltransferase family 2 protein: protein MKLAVCIITYQRPEGLQALLEGIAAQQWERHQPELTVVVVDNDPGGSAAKVLPINYPYPLIYEVEPQRGIPAARNTSVRLAGDADFVVFVDDDETPAPDWLEQLLAARHLYDADVVEGKVISVFEQEAPEWVIRGGFFDSLQRRTGDPVRRAATNNLLMRKSIFNRYRFNEALALTGGSDTFLFTELEREAYTMICSEEAVVYDLIPTTRTTRQWVLQRAYRSGNTLAICTGAKANARRAKAGRAIVGSGRIIQGVLLYVPALFRWEHERVKALQYVYMGAGNLAGLLGIKYLEYQKTHGR from the coding sequence ATGAAGCTTGCGGTATGCATTATTACGTATCAGCGTCCGGAAGGATTACAGGCGCTTTTAGAGGGTATTGCCGCCCAGCAATGGGAGCGGCATCAGCCCGAATTAACCGTGGTGGTCGTCGATAACGACCCCGGGGGAAGCGCGGCCAAGGTGCTCCCGATAAACTATCCGTACCCGCTCATCTACGAGGTGGAACCCCAAAGGGGCATACCGGCGGCACGTAACACGTCGGTCCGTCTGGCCGGGGATGCAGATTTTGTTGTATTCGTTGATGACGACGAAACGCCGGCGCCCGACTGGCTCGAGCAGCTGCTTGCTGCCCGTCACTTGTACGATGCAGACGTCGTTGAGGGCAAGGTCATAAGCGTGTTTGAGCAGGAGGCTCCCGAGTGGGTCATCCGCGGCGGTTTTTTTGACAGCCTGCAGCGGCGCACCGGGGACCCGGTCCGACGGGCAGCGACCAACAATCTGCTGATGCGCAAAAGCATTTTCAACCGCTACCGGTTTAACGAAGCGCTCGCGCTGACCGGCGGCTCCGACACGTTTTTATTTACCGAGCTGGAGCGCGAGGCGTATACGATGATCTGCTCCGAGGAAGCGGTTGTCTACGACCTGATTCCCACCACGCGCACAACCCGGCAGTGGGTGCTGCAGCGGGCCTACCGCTCGGGCAATACGCTCGCGATCTGCACCGGCGCGAAGGCGAATGCACGAAGGGCGAAGGCGGGCCGGGCCATCGTCGGGAGCGGCCGTATCATACAGGGGGTTCTCCTGTACGTGCCGGCGCTGTTCCGCTGGGAGCACGAGCGGGTCAAAGCCCTGCAGTACGTGTATATGGGCGCCGGCAACCTGGCCGGACTGCTCGGGATCAAGTATTTGGAGTACCAGAAAACCCATGGCAGATAA